Proteins encoded together in one Drosophila albomicans strain 15112-1751.03 chromosome 2R, ASM965048v2, whole genome shotgun sequence window:
- the LOC117575889 gene encoding putative SERF-like protein, with protein sequence MTRGNQRDLARAKNQKKQAEQTKGKRTDGMTVEQRKARDAELMREKQKKKDEEAAAAGKSK encoded by the exons ATGACAC GCGGAAATCAACGTGACCTGGCACGAgccaaaaatcaaaagaagcAAGCCGAACAGACCAAAGGCAAAAGAACTGATGGAATGACAGTGGAACAACGTAAAGCCAG GGACGCTGAACTTATGcgagaaaaacagaaaaaaaaggatgaagaggctgctgctgcgggcAAGAGCAAATAG
- the LOC117575883 gene encoding LOW QUALITY PROTEIN: probable ATP-dependent RNA helicase spindle-E (The sequence of the model RefSeq protein was modified relative to this genomic sequence to represent the inferred CDS: inserted 1 base in 1 codon; deleted 1 base in 1 codon), with protein MDSDIMDFFDFSKEFKRGTALQGCITGDPKILAVETKDSNPIKRKMIGTVNEIVEKEKELMKKLDGDKNNFSMRNKTLNDLDSDDDDGEMEEQPRVRSDEAYYEKYHFDLNRDKNLPIYAHCGEIMAAINDNPVVILKGETGCGKTTQVPQYILDEAFKRREFCKIVVTQPRRIAAISIANRVCQERQWQPGTVCGYQVGLHRPANMEDTRLLYCTTGVLLNNLINQKTLTHYTHIILDEVHERDEDMDFLLIVVRRLLALNSRHVKVILMSATIDSNEFCKYFASTSWIPPVVTASHGRKYPLVKFYRDQFKNIHCKDEPQQREPGISPDRYGDAIKILLVIDNMERKAVGTSRQTYEESKRTGAVLIFLPGIHEIDTMAEHIKQVMGENPSTEITIVRCHSLLSPEAQAEVFQPPPVGHRKVILTTNISESSITVPDVSYVIDFCLTKVLHTNSASIFKSLRLEWASKVNCRQRAGRVGRLRSGRVYRMVTKDFYLNEMKEFGVPEMLRSPLENSILKAKELDMGSPTEILALAMSPPNLFDIHNTVLLLKEVGALFTTVDGVYEDLDGDITHWGRIMTRLPLDVRLSRLIILGYVFNCLDEAIIMAAGMSVRGLFLTERRGQNEAIWMRYAFSDGSGSDMIAVYRMYKMYLNICQDRMQKDSEHQWARRFCVCLRSLREMHLMVQDLQQRCTSMYLQNMPSSACKSWNDRXKSIVLKVIIAGAFYPNYFMRADKANEDYDSNIYRAINGNDPCRTVYFTKFEPRYMGELYTRRIKELFLEAKIPAKKMDVTFSHGSEKIFVTFKEDDDEYNYMNPIHVPGRVATEVYKAVRMRLNNAYRPLHVIEKTSALKYVEQHGIGVVNDSTWEPPCKNWNVELLPLPSVFDKIVAGKISHIVNCSKFYFQPNELLDRIDSMTELINSPQHLSCHVKNPSIITTGLELLAMHKQHFQRATVIRVETQANGNPKFSVRFIDYGNTALLAIDQLRMMPYELKYKLDKLPPRMLECRLALIQPSSLVSNYNRWDNEAVEMLTTVSKCGTIELEIYSLVNNVAAVLLHMRGGLLNDKLVERQLARRADEDYMSRKDHDFRIRKQEVACHVSHMDKHHINEDYLRSAQNPTDQNLKPPPLDKCNQTIMLKGPFSPLETSMCSMLRVGLFKTVVIERESVNGVLLDSDPQDRHNQMVVAASVSETDGDKLTARGTTLMPNIHGFSALMTMLFCPTMQIKCNKERTKYVCILAGLGFNPKTMQSHFEEHDMVVNLDVAVLEDDIRIINQMRYNIDMLFFHSDPNQLPTARDEGRATIFNQLQSLLTRLLNKDRSFIERNLSNSDYVWEDMSDLEPAAEPFGKRAILPIHCYYELEIENMSNLLALQANCKQLYEWRNFRRDMSMLQCKLCNVMLESVTQLRLHLLTQLHRDREKQIGWKPL; from the exons ATGGACTCCGATATAATGGACTTTTTCGATTTTTCAAAGGAATTCAAACGAGGAACCGCTTTACAAGGGTGTATAACTGGCGATCCCAAAATTCTAGCCGTGGAGACTAAAGACTCCAATCCGATCAAACGCAAAATGATTGGCACGGTGAATGAAATCGtcgagaaagaaaaagaactcATGAagaaa TTGGATGGTGACAAGAACAACTTCTCAATGCGCAATAAAACACTTAATGATTTGGATAGTGACGACGATGACGGCGAAATGGAAGAGCAGCCTCGCGTGCGCTCTGATGAAGCCTACTATGAGAAATATCACTTCGATTTAAATCGGGACAAGAATTTGCCCATATATGCACATTGTGGAGAAATTATGGCCGCCATTAATGATAATCCGGTGGTTATATTAAAAGGAGAGACGGGCTGTGGTAAAACTACACAg gTGCCGCAGTACATATTGGATGAAGCTTTCAAGAGGCGCGAATTCTGTAAAATTGTTGTAACACAGCCACGACGTATCGCTGCCATATCGATTGCCAATCGTGTTTGTCAGgaacggcaatggcaaccaGGAACTGTGTGTGGATATCAAGTTGGCCTACACCGTCCCGCTAATATGGAGGACACTCGCTTATTGTATTGTACCACAGGTGTATTGTTGAATAATCTCATTAATCAaaagacactcacacactacACTCACATTATCTTGGATGAGGTACATGAGCGGGATGAGGACATGGactttttgttgattgttgtaCGCCGACTGCTGGCACTGAATTCACGTCATGTCAAAGTCATCCTGATGTCTGCCACTATTGATTCTAACGAGTTCTGCAAGTATTTTGCTAGCACTTCGTGGATACCACCCGTGGTTACTGCTAGTCATGGCCGCAAATATCCGCTAGTTAAATTCTATAGAGATCAGTTCAAGAATATTCATTGCAAGGATGAGCCCCAACAGCGGGAACCAGGTATATCACCAGATCGCTATGGCGATGccatt aaaatactattgGTGATTGACAACATGGAACGCAAGGCGGTTGGGACATCCCGACAAACCTATGAGGAGTCGAAGCGCACAGGAGCAGTGCTCATTTTTTTGCCAGGCATCCATGAGATTGATACTATGGCCGAGCATATTAAACAAGTAATGGgagaaaa TCCCAGTACTGAAATTACAATTGTGCGATGCCATTCGTTGTTGTCGCCCGAGGCTCAAGCAGAAGTCTTTCAACCACCTCCCGTTGGCCATCGCAAGGTGATACTGACTACAAATATTTCGGAGAGCTCTATAACCGTGCCAGATGTATCCTATGTCATTGACTTTTGCCTAACCAAAGTGCTACATACCAACTCTGCATCGATTTTTAAAAGCCTTCGCTTGGAGTGGGCCTCCAAAGTGAATTGTCGCCAACGAGCTGGACGTGTTGGACGTCTACGAAGTGGTCGTGTTTATCGTATGGTCACAAAggacttttatttaaatgaaatgaaagagtTTGGAGTTCCTGAGATGCTTCGATCGCCACTTGAGAATTCGATACTAAAAGCCAAGGAACTTGACATGGGTAGCCCAACTGAAATTCTGGCCCTAGCGATGTCACCACCAAATCTATTTGACATACACAACACGGTCCTCTTGCTGAAGGAGGTTGGAGCCCTTTTTACTACGGTTGATGGAGTTTACGAGGATCTCGACGGCGATATCACCCATTGGGGTCGCATTATGACACGTCTCCCCCTAGACGTGCGTTTGAGCCGCCTTATTATACTTGGTTACGTATTTAATTGCCTCGACGAGGCTATTATCATGG CTGCTGGAATGTCTGTTCGTGGATTGTTTCTCACTGAAAGACGAGGACAAAATGAAGCTATTTGGATGCGCTACGCTTTTTCCGATGGTTCTGGGTCGGACATGATTGCTGTATATCGCATGTACAAA ATGTACCTGAACATATGTCAGGACAGAATGCAAAAGGATTCGGAACACCAATGGGCTCGGCGGTTCTGTGTTTGTTTGCGTTCTCTTCGAGAGATGCATTTGATGGTACAAGACCTGCAGCAACGCTGTACTTCTATGTATCTACAAAACATGCCATCTAGTGCTTGCAAGTCTTGGAATGATC CAAAATCCATAGTTTTGAAAGTAATCATTGCCGGCGCATTTTATCCCAATTATTTCATGCGCGCCGATAAAGCAAACGAGGACTACGATAGCAACATATACCGAGCTATTAATGGCAACGATCCTTGTCGCACTGTCTACTTTACTAAATTTGAGCCACGGTATATGGGTGAATTATATACTCGACGGATTAAGGAATTATTTTTAGAGGCAAAAATTCCGGCCAAGAAAATGGATGTTACATTTTCGCATGGTTCTGAAAAGATATTTGTAACATTCAAAGAGGATGACGATGAATATAATTACATGAATCCCATTCATGTGCCGGGACGCGTCGCGACCGAGGTTTACAAGGCTGTTAGAATGCGTCTAAATAATGCATATCGCCCTCTTCACGTTATAGA gaAAACCAGTGCTCTTAAGTATGTTGAACAACACGGGATTGGAGTTGTCAATGACAGCACCTGGGAGCCACCATGCAAGAACTGGAATGTTGAGCTACTTCCTCTACCATCTGTCTTTGACAAGATTGTGGCAGGCAAAATATCGCAT attGTAAATTGTAGCAAGTTTTACTTTCAACCAAATGAACTGTTGGATCGCATCGACAGCATGACTGAACTAATTAATTCACCACAGCACCTTAGCTGTCATGTGAAGAATCCAAGCATTATTACAACGGGCCTGGAGCTTCTGGCAATGCATAAGCAACACTTTCAGCGCGCAACTGTCATCAGGGTCGAAACTCAAGCAAATGGGAATCCAAAGTTTAGTGTGCGCTTCATTGATTACGGTAATACAGCATTATTGGCTATAGATCAGCTGCGAATGATGCCATATGagctgaaatataaattagataAACTGCCACCGCGTATGCTTGAATGCCGGCTGGCTTTGATACAGCCATCGTCATTGGTTAGCAACTATAACCGTTGGGATAATGAGGCAGTCGAAATGTTGACTACAGTATCAAAGTGCGGAACTATTGAATTGGAGATATACTCATTGGTCAACAACGTCGCTGCTGTATTACTGCATATGCGTGGTGGACTACTCAATGACAAACTTGTGGAACGACAATTGGCTCGTCGAGCAGATGAAGATTATATGTCGCGTAAGGATCATGACTTTCGCATACGCAAGCAAGAGGTTGCGTGCCATGTAAGCCATATGGACAAACATCACATCAACGAGGATTATTTACGTTCTGCTCAGAACCCAACTGACCAAAACTTGAAGCCACCGCCTCTGGATAAATGCAATCAAACTATAATGCTTAAAGGGCCATTCAGTCCACTTGAAACATCTATGTGTTCAATGCTACGCGTCGGCTTATTTAAGACTGTGGTTATTGAGCGAGAATCAGTTAATGGTGTTCTTCTAGATTCCGACCCACAAGATCGCCATAATCAAATGGTGGTGGCAGCGTCTGTCAGTGAAACCGATGGTGATAAGTTGACTGCTCGAGGCACTACTCTTATGCCAAATATTCACGGCTTTTCTGCATTGATGACTATGCTCTTTTGTCCCAccatgcaaatcaaatgcaataagGAACGTACGAAATACGTGTGTATTTTAGCTGGACTTGGCTTTAATCCAAAAACTATGCAATCTCATTTTGAAGAGCACGACATGGTCGTTAATTTGGATGTCGCAGTTCTTGAGGACGATATtcgtatt ATCAATCAAATGCGTTACAATATCGACATGTTGTTCTTCCACAGCGACCCTAATCAACTGCCCACCGCTAGAGATGAGGGTCGTGCTACTATTTTTAATCAACTGCAATCTTTGCTTACACG gCTTCTGAACAAAGATCGGAGTTTTATTGAACGTAACCTGTCAAATTCTGATTATGTTTGGGAGGACATGTCTGATTTGGAACCTGCCGCCGAACCGTTTGGCAAGCGAGCCATATTGCCTATACATTGCTATTACGAACTCGAAATCGAGAATATGAGTAACTTGTTGGCCTTACAAGCGAATTGCAAACAACTTTACGAGTGGCGCAACTT TCGAAGAGATATGTCAATGCtgcaatgcaaattgtgtAACGTAATGTTAGAAAGCGTCACCCAATTGCGCTTGCACTTGCTTACACAACTACATCGCGATCGGGAAAAGCAGATCGGATGGAAACCTCTGTAA
- the LOC117575884 gene encoding snRNA-activating protein complex subunit 1 → MEHIVYDDCWQLLQRFGRISGDANAQFTLFCQCWHEMQMQHIYSAQTNQIEVIETTLAALHVAKRVACGRQTNGEPFQATRAQRIGGLYLLYAIYHKQPTKHFVKIEVSPRTWDSLVGFIEQLRLTCFENPDTQQVDINVTCHEPKIKRGRLNRRNTK, encoded by the exons ATGGAACATATCGTGTACGACGACTGCTGGCAGTTATTGCAGCGTTTTGGACGGATCTCTGGCGATGCCAATGCCCAGTTCACGCTGTTCTGCCAATGCTGGCACGAGATGCAGATGCAACACATATACTCAGCACAGACCAACCAGATTGAGGTGATTGAGACCACATTGGCGGCGCTGCATGTTGCCAAGCGTGTGGCATGCGGACGACAAACCAATGGTGAACCTTTTCAAGCGACGCGAGCTCAGCGCATTGGCGGTCTATACTTACTTTATGCAATTTATCACAAGCAACccacaaaacattttgttaaaattgaGGTTTCACCACGCACTTGGGATTCGCTTGTTGGCTTTATCGAGCAACTTCGTCTCACGTGCTTTGAGAACCCCGATACGCAGCAA GTGGACATCAACGTGACATGCCACGAgccaaaaatcaaaagagGCAGGTTGAACAGACGAAACACAAAATAA